One part of the Homo sapiens chromosome 19, GRCh38.p14 Primary Assembly genome encodes these proteins:
- the CDC34 gene encoding ubiquitin-conjugating enzyme E2 R1, whose amino-acid sequence MARPLVPSSQKALLLELKGLQEEPVEGFRVTLVDEGDLYNWEVAIFGPPNTYYEGGYFKARLKFPIDYPYSPPAFRFLTKMWHPNIYETGDVCISILHPPVDDPQSGELPSERWNPTQNVRTILLSVISLLNEPNTFSPANVDASVMYRKWKESKGKDREYTDIIRKQVLGTKVDAERDGVKVPTTLAEYCVKTKAPAPDEGSDLFYDDYYEDGEVEEEADSCFGDDEDDSGTEES is encoded by the exons ATGGCTCGGCCGCTAGTGCCCAGCTCGCAGAAGGCGCTGCTGCTGGAGCTCAAGGGGCTGCAGGAAGAGCCGGTCGAGGGATTCCGCGTGACACTGGTGGACGAGGGCGATCTATACAACTGGGAGGTGGCCATCTTCGGGCCCCCCAACACCTACTACGAGGGCGGCTACTTCAAG GCGCGCCTCAAGTTCCCCATCGACTACCCATACTCTCCACCAGCCTTTCGGTTCCTGACCAAGATGTGGCACCCTAACATCTACGAG ACGGGGGACGTGTGTATCTCCATCCTCCACCCGCCGGTGGACGACCCCCAGAGCGGGGAGCTGCCCTCAGAGAGGTGGAACCCCACGCAGAACGTCAG GACCATTCTCCTGAGTGTGATCTCCCTCCTGAACGAGCCCAACACCTTCTCGCCCGCAAACGTGGACGCCTCCGTGATGTACAGGAAGTGGAAAGAGAGCAAGGGGAAGGATCGGGAGTACACAGACATCATCCG GAAGCAGGTCCTGGGGACCAAGGTGGACGCGGAGCGTGACGGCGTGAAGGTGCCCACCACGCTGGCCGAGTACTGCGTGAAGACCAAGGCGCCGGCGCCCGACGAGGGCTCAGACCTCTTCTACGACGACTACTACGAGGACGGcgaggtggaggaggaggccgACAGCTGCTTCGGGGACGATGAGGATGACTCTGGCACGGAGGAGTCCTGA
- the CDC34 gene encoding ubiquitin-conjugating enzyme E2 R1 isoform X2 encodes MARPLVPSSQKALLLELKGLQEEPVEGFRVTLVDEGDLYNWEVAIFGPPNTYYEGGYFKARLKFPIDYPYSPPAFRFLTKMWHPNIYETGDVCISILHPPVDDPQSGELPSERWNPTQNVRTILLSVISLLNEPNTFSPANVDASVMYRKWKESKGKDREYTDIIRRSWGPRWTRSVTA; translated from the exons ATGGCTCGGCCGCTAGTGCCCAGCTCGCAGAAGGCGCTGCTGCTGGAGCTCAAGGGGCTGCAGGAAGAGCCGGTCGAGGGATTCCGCGTGACACTGGTGGACGAGGGCGATCTATACAACTGGGAGGTGGCCATCTTCGGGCCCCCCAACACCTACTACGAGGGCGGCTACTTCAAG GCGCGCCTCAAGTTCCCCATCGACTACCCATACTCTCCACCAGCCTTTCGGTTCCTGACCAAGATGTGGCACCCTAACATCTACGAG ACGGGGGACGTGTGTATCTCCATCCTCCACCCGCCGGTGGACGACCCCCAGAGCGGGGAGCTGCCCTCAGAGAGGTGGAACCCCACGCAGAACGTCAG GACCATTCTCCTGAGTGTGATCTCCCTCCTGAACGAGCCCAACACCTTCTCGCCCGCAAACGTGGACGCCTCCGTGATGTACAGGAAGTGGAAAGAGAGCAAGGGGAAGGATCGGGAGTACACAGACATCATCCG CAGGTCCTGGGGACCAAGGTGGACGCGGAGCGTGACGGCGTGA
- the CDC34 gene encoding ubiquitin-conjugating enzyme E2 R1 isoform X1, with product MARPLVPSSQKALLLELKGLQEEPVEGFRVTLVDEGDLYNWEVAIFGPPNTYYEGGYFKARLKFPIDYPYSPPAFRFLTKMWHPNIYETGDVCISILHPPVDDPQSGELPSERWNPTQNVRTILLSVISLLNEPNTFSPANVDASVMYRKWKESKGKDREYTDIIRTQEHPGHLPSCTRWYLVSWGHLGAASWCWAVSALSSHGGRAPCGLLGSGLQAPAGLWRSQGSCPGRPSGADVLGGPGPVVSPGPGGWLLGPVLPGHLPEAPPP from the exons ATGGCTCGGCCGCTAGTGCCCAGCTCGCAGAAGGCGCTGCTGCTGGAGCTCAAGGGGCTGCAGGAAGAGCCGGTCGAGGGATTCCGCGTGACACTGGTGGACGAGGGCGATCTATACAACTGGGAGGTGGCCATCTTCGGGCCCCCCAACACCTACTACGAGGGCGGCTACTTCAAG GCGCGCCTCAAGTTCCCCATCGACTACCCATACTCTCCACCAGCCTTTCGGTTCCTGACCAAGATGTGGCACCCTAACATCTACGAG ACGGGGGACGTGTGTATCTCCATCCTCCACCCGCCGGTGGACGACCCCCAGAGCGGGGAGCTGCCCTCAGAGAGGTGGAACCCCACGCAGAACGTCAG GACCATTCTCCTGAGTGTGATCTCCCTCCTGAACGAGCCCAACACCTTCTCGCCCGCAAACGTGGACGCCTCCGTGATGTACAGGAAGTGGAAAGAGAGCAAGGGGAAGGATCGGGAGTACACAGACATCATCCG GACCCAGGAGCATCCAGGGCACCTTCCATCCTGCACTCGCTGGTACCTGGTGTCGTGGGGTCATCTCGGGGCAGCATCCTGGTGCTGGGCGGTCTCGGCTCTGAGCAGCCATGGTGGGCGGGCCCCGTGCGGCCTCCTGGGAAGTGGCCTGCAAGCACCTGCTGGCCTCTGGAGGTCACAGGGTAGCTGCCCTGGCCGTCCCTCTGGTGCAGATGTCCTCGGTGGCCCCGGTCCGGTCGTGTCACCTGGCCCAGGTGGCTGGCTCCTTGGCCCGGTTCTTCCCGGCCACCTCCCTGAGGCACCACCTCCTTGA